A single Chryseobacterium sp. DNA region contains:
- a CDS encoding transketolase family protein produces MKYTYTEKKDTRSGFGAGLAELADKNPNVVALCADLIGSLKMEKFIEKAPDRFFQVGIAEANMMGLAAGLSITGKIPFTGTFANFSTSRVYDQIRQSIAYSGKNVKICASHAGLTLGEDGATHQVLEDIGMMKMLPGMTVINPCDYNQTKAATIAIAEHEGPVYLRFGRPTVPVFIPEDMPFEIGKGIMLQEGTDVTIVATGHLVWESLVAADELEKEGISCEVINIHTIKPLDEEIILKSVEKTGKIVTAEEHNYLGGLGESVAGMLARRRPTRQEFVAVNDTFGESATPAELMKKYKIDAAAVKEAVKRILAN; encoded by the coding sequence ATGAAATATACATATACAGAAAAAAAGGATACTCGTTCAGGATTTGGAGCCGGATTGGCAGAACTAGCTGACAAAAATCCTAATGTTGTAGCACTTTGTGCAGACCTTATCGGTTCTCTGAAAATGGAGAAATTCATTGAGAAAGCACCGGATAGATTCTTTCAGGTAGGTATTGCAGAAGCAAATATGATGGGTCTGGCAGCAGGTCTTAGTATTACAGGAAAAATTCCTTTTACAGGAACTTTCGCGAACTTCTCTACTTCAAGGGTATACGATCAGATCCGTCAGTCTATTGCTTATTCCGGGAAAAATGTAAAAATCTGTGCATCTCACGCGGGTCTTACCTTAGGAGAGGATGGGGCTACCCACCAGGTTTTGGAAGATATCGGGATGATGAAAATGCTTCCTGGAATGACGGTAATCAATCCTTGCGACTACAACCAGACGAAAGCTGCCACTATTGCTATTGCAGAGCATGAAGGTCCTGTATATTTAAGATTCGGCAGACCTACTGTTCCTGTATTCATTCCTGAAGATATGCCTTTCGAAATCGGAAAGGGAATCATGTTACAGGAAGGTACTGATGTAACCATCGTTGCAACAGGACATCTTGTATGGGAATCTCTTGTAGCTGCTGATGAACTTGAAAAGGAAGGAATTTCCTGTGAAGTGATCAACATCCACACGATTAAACCTTTGGATGAAGAGATCATTTTAAAATCTGTTGAAAAAACCGGTAAAATTGTAACGGCTGAGGAGCACAACTACCTTGGCGGTTTAGGGGAATCTGTTGCGGGAATGCTTGCAAGAAGAAGACCTACAAGACAGGAATTTGTAGCGGTAAACGATACTTTCGGGGAATCTGCAACCCCTGCTGAGCTTATGAAGAAGTATAAAATAGATGCTGCAGCCGTGAAAGAAGCTGTAAAAAGAATTTTAGCCAACTAA